The sequence TTCCAGCGCCGGGTGAAGCGCACGCTCGGCGAGGCCGAGGCGATGGCCCAGGGCGCGCTCGGTCTCATGGTCGCGCCCGACGGCGCCGCGAAGTCGGAGGCGTGAGCTCGACATGGCCGGCGGATCGATCGACGACGACGACGAGATCACGGGCATCAACGTCACGCCGCTGGTCGACGTGACCCTGGTGCTGCTCATCATCTTCATGGTGACGACCAGCATCATCAGTAACGCCGAGGGCGTGCAGGTCGACAAGCCGGAGGCCTCGACCGGGGCCAAGCTCGACGACAGCAGCGTGATGATCGTCTGCGCCGCCGATGGCACCGTGCAGGTCGACGGCACCACCCTCAGCACCGACGCGCAGATCATCGACAAGCTCACCGACAAGCTGGTCGAGGACCGCGGCCTGCAAGGCATCGTGCAGTGCGACGAGGCGGCCCAGGTCGGGCAGCTGGTCCACCTCATCGATCTGATGCGCGATGCCGGCATCAAGAAATACGCGATCGCGACGAAGAAGCCCGAGAAGGCCGGCGGCTGATGCACCCCGTCGCGAGGGCGACGATCGAGTCGCGGGCCCGCGGGCTCGATCCCCTGATCGGCGTGCCGCTGGCGCTGCTGCTGCACGTCGCCGCGTTCTTCCTCGCCGCGAGCATCGAGCCCGACGAGCCCGAGCAGCTCGACCTGGTCGAGTTCGAGGTCGCGGAGCTGCCACCGGAGCCCGAGCCCGAGCCACCGAAGCCCGAGGTCGAGCCCGAGCCCGAGCCACCACCGGAGCCCGAGGTAAAGCCGCTGGAGCCCGAGGTGACGCCGCCGCCCGAGGTGAAGCCGAAGCCCAAGCCCAAGGCCAAGCCCGAGCCCACGCCGCCGCCGACCCCGGAGACGCCACCGCCGTCGGGCCCCCCCAAGCCGGCACGCCTCGAGCTCGATCTGCCGCTGACCCCGGGCGGCAACGGCCCCGTGACCGTGAAGCCCGGCACCGGCGGCGGAACCTCGGGCAGTGGCAACGGCACCCCCGGTGGCAACGGCACCAAGCCCGGCAGCGGCGGCACCGGCAGCTCCGGCAAGGGCACGGGCAACGCCGCCGGTCCACCGTGGCAGCCGAAGAATGATCTGTTCATCCGTCAGCAGCCGCGCGTCATCAAGGTGCCCGAGCTCGAGTGCCCCGCGGTCGCGCAGCGCCAGGTCTCGGGCACGGTCGTGCTGCTCGTGCAGGTGACGCGCGACGGCAAGGTGCGCTCCGCCAA is a genomic window of Deltaproteobacteria bacterium containing:
- a CDS encoding biopolymer transporter ExbD — protein: MAGGSIDDDDEITGINVTPLVDVTLVLLIIFMVTTSIISNAEGVQVDKPEASTGAKLDDSSVMIVCAADGTVQVDGTTLSTDAQIIDKLTDKLVEDRGLQGIVQCDEAAQVGQLVHLIDLMRDAGIKKYAIATKKPEKAGG
- a CDS encoding TonB family protein; this translates as MHPVARATIESRARGLDPLIGVPLALLLHVAAFFLAASIEPDEPEQLDLVEFEVAELPPEPEPEPPKPEVEPEPEPPPEPEVKPLEPEVTPPPEVKPKPKPKAKPEPTPPPTPETPPPSGPPKPARLELDLPLTPGGNGPVTVKPGTGGGTSGSGNGTPGGNGTKPGSGGTGSSGKGTGNAAGPPWQPKNDLFIRQQPRVIKVPELECPAVAQRQVSGTVVLLVQVTRDGKVRSAKVTKPMGSGCDDIAKKALKQSKFAPAVGTDGQPADYELRYEYVFELQD